A window from Sphingobacterium hotanense encodes these proteins:
- a CDS encoding NAD(P)H-dependent oxidoreductase — MKVLVILGHPRSDSYCSALADAYTRGAQAAGAEVQFLRLSDLDFELNVLVPSPQHQFTEPDIVKAKELIKWADHLVFVYPTWWGNMPALMKGFVDRVFVPGFAFYEIQPDAFEKLLKPRTAQLIITMDTPVLIDRIINGAPSRRSMENATLKFCGVSPVRKMLLSPIKHSTQQQKDLWLEKVYQQGYALRNGVLTARERFLQKLMPWIQAIRLQFYPMTFFAYGIGAFAYAKLYDSFNWTVFLLGYLVLFLIEVITVFSNDYYDKETDKLNRSFGPFSGGSRVLVNGVISDNELIGAMKGLFVALCLSTILLGFISVSSFPTILLSIVLLFGIAISYTAPPLKFSYHGLGEIIVGFTHSFAVILCGFIFQGGDFNHSYPWLLGIPLFFSIIPAIIMAGVPDYEADKAANKGTLVVRLGKTGGTYLAGLFVLMSLISVALLNQIDLIKDAYGNIIYLAAVHGGFLLLMFLNFIRKRNKPDRIDGMMAIALMYILWFALVPFFRLI; from the coding sequence ATGAAGGTACTCGTCATCTTGGGACATCCACGATCGGACAGCTATTGTTCGGCCTTGGCCGATGCTTACACTCGCGGGGCGCAGGCGGCAGGCGCCGAAGTTCAGTTTCTGAGATTATCAGATCTAGATTTTGAGTTGAATGTATTAGTTCCATCGCCTCAACATCAATTTACGGAGCCTGATATAGTGAAGGCGAAGGAATTGATCAAGTGGGCCGACCATCTTGTTTTCGTCTATCCGACTTGGTGGGGCAATATGCCTGCACTGATGAAAGGTTTTGTTGATCGGGTATTTGTGCCAGGCTTCGCATTTTATGAAATCCAACCGGACGCTTTCGAGAAACTGTTAAAGCCCAGAACGGCACAATTGATCATTACGATGGATACGCCGGTGCTAATTGATCGAATTATTAATGGAGCACCCTCGCGCCGTTCGATGGAAAATGCTACGCTTAAGTTCTGCGGCGTTAGCCCTGTTCGCAAGATGCTTCTGAGCCCCATAAAGCACTCTACTCAACAACAGAAGGACCTTTGGTTGGAAAAGGTATATCAACAAGGCTATGCGCTCCGTAATGGCGTACTGACTGCCAGAGAACGCTTTCTACAAAAGCTGATGCCATGGATACAGGCCATCCGTTTGCAATTTTATCCAATGACCTTTTTTGCTTACGGCATCGGTGCGTTTGCCTATGCAAAGTTATATGATTCCTTCAACTGGACTGTTTTTTTATTGGGCTATCTCGTCTTGTTTTTGATTGAAGTGATCACCGTCTTTAGTAACGATTATTACGACAAGGAGACCGACAAACTAAATCGATCTTTCGGTCCTTTTTCGGGCGGTTCTAGAGTTTTGGTCAACGGCGTGATATCGGATAACGAATTGATCGGAGCGATGAAAGGACTTTTTGTTGCGCTCTGTTTATCCACTATACTTTTAGGGTTTATCTCCGTTAGCAGCTTTCCAACGATACTGTTAAGCATTGTTTTATTGTTTGGGATCGCCATTTCGTACACCGCTCCACCGTTGAAGTTTTCTTATCATGGATTAGGAGAAATAATCGTGGGATTTACCCACAGCTTCGCTGTCATTCTTTGTGGTTTTATCTTTCAGGGTGGGGATTTCAATCATTCTTATCCATGGCTATTAGGGATTCCTTTATTTTTCTCCATTATCCCTGCGATAATTATGGCGGGAGTTCCGGATTACGAGGCTGATAAGGCAGCGAACAAAGGCACATTGGTCGTGCGCTTAGGTAAAACAGGAGGGACTTATCTGGCAGGGCTATTTGTTTTGATGTCGTTGATTTCAGTCGCTCTGTTGAACCAAATCGACCTCATTAAAGACGCGTATGGTAATATCATCTATCTAGCGGCTGTTCATGGAGGATTCCTCCTACTGATGTTCCTTAACTTTATTCGAAAGAGAAACAAGCCTGATCGTATCGATGGGATGATGGCTATTGCCTTGATGTATATTTTATGGTTTGCTTTAGTGCCTTTTTTTCGCTTGATTTGA
- a CDS encoding SDR family NAD(P)-dependent oxidoreductase, which produces MGIIGDGLDLIQDLSGQKVLIFGGTGSVGEGILRSYLKTNAEIIIPSRSEKSRDNLLSILGAVGDTDRLSFVIGDYTSFDSAETIAKEITEQYGAIDHVIACIGGWWTGGPLWTVSEKDWNDQFVGLATGHAALAKALIPRLERTGSYQIISGGSGTHAVAGSSIVSMQHASLIMMAEVLGLEAGDKKRVFAFVLGVVDSRNRPAHRPYWISAEQVGMVSSILAKQERIASRIIELKDKAALPGVLESLGWFAVFTIL; this is translated from the coding sequence ATGGGAATTATTGGCGATGGCTTGGATCTAATCCAAGATTTAAGTGGACAGAAAGTTCTGATTTTTGGCGGAACAGGGTCTGTTGGTGAAGGCATTCTCCGCTCTTACCTGAAAACAAATGCTGAAATTATTATTCCTTCTCGTTCGGAGAAAAGCCGCGACAACTTATTGTCCATTTTAGGAGCAGTAGGGGATACCGATAGATTATCTTTTGTTATTGGTGATTATACGAGTTTTGATTCTGCGGAAACTATTGCGAAGGAAATTACTGAGCAGTATGGGGCAATAGATCACGTAATAGCCTGTATAGGTGGTTGGTGGACGGGTGGCCCGCTTTGGACGGTTTCAGAAAAAGATTGGAACGATCAATTTGTTGGTCTCGCTACAGGTCATGCTGCCTTAGCAAAAGCATTGATTCCTCGATTGGAACGAACGGGTTCTTATCAGATCATATCGGGAGGTTCCGGCACGCATGCGGTGGCTGGTTCGAGTATTGTATCCATGCAGCATGCTTCATTGATTATGATGGCTGAAGTATTGGGATTAGAGGCGGGAGATAAAAAGCGAGTTTTTGCATTTGTATTGGGCGTGGTGGATAGCAGAAACCGGCCTGCGCATCGCCCATATTGGATATCGGCAGAACAGGTAGGTATGGTATCTTCTATTCTAGCCAAGCAAGAGCGAATTGCTTCCCGGATTATTGAATTGAAGGATAAGGCTGCCTTGCCTGGCGTATTGGAAAGTCTAGGATGGTTTGCAGTATTTACAATCCTTTAG
- a CDS encoding SIR2 family protein — protein MSIQQNKIAILIGAGAVQNAWEPILNCFRRINNEDTDSDTANFLFSKLICALRLYSKSPKGIAQLNEERDMVNAMKEIVCLSLRNAQETGLLKPREEFESILNNFVLANPNSLFGFVSTNWDTVIDDAADHWVKDKYYDIDSSKVFHLHGSIEQYEQIYLPSETSMENYRSDAENDALGYNHFATYQFLSEANTILLYGLSLDPLDAELCLLLNGTFTQSKMTREIIIINPDYQKVRKRVKALLFPRTDITIRCFDPKNLLKEL, from the coding sequence ATGTCAATTCAACAAAATAAAATAGCTATACTTATTGGAGCCGGAGCAGTTCAAAATGCCTGGGAACCTATTCTTAATTGTTTTAGGCGAATAAATAATGAGGACACGGATTCGGATACTGCCAACTTCCTATTCTCCAAATTAATCTGCGCGTTGAGACTGTACTCCAAATCGCCTAAAGGCATTGCTCAATTGAATGAAGAAAGAGATATGGTTAACGCTATGAAGGAAATTGTATGCCTTTCGTTAAGAAATGCTCAAGAAACTGGTTTGCTTAAGCCAAGAGAGGAATTTGAGTCTATTTTAAATAATTTCGTCCTTGCAAATCCCAATAGTTTATTTGGCTTTGTATCTACAAATTGGGACACGGTAATTGATGATGCAGCAGACCACTGGGTTAAAGATAAATATTACGATATTGACAGTAGTAAAGTGTTTCATCTTCACGGTAGCATCGAGCAGTACGAACAAATCTACCTCCCTTCGGAAACCTCCATGGAAAACTACCGAAGCGATGCCGAAAATGATGCCTTAGGTTATAATCACTTCGCAACATATCAGTTCTTGTCCGAGGCAAATACTATTCTTCTATACGGTCTTTCCCTTGATCCATTGGATGCAGAACTATGCCTTTTACTAAATGGGACATTTACACAAAGTAAAATGACTAGGGAAATTATAATTATCAATCCTGATTATCAAAAAGTTCGAAAAAGAGTTAAAGCACTACTTTTCCCTAGGACAGATATAACAATTCGGTGCTTTGATCCGAAAAACTTACTCAAAGAATTATAA
- the ppk1 gene encoding polyphosphate kinase 1 has protein sequence METQEGKQSLFIDRDISWLYFNERVLEEAAKESTPLLERLKFLAIYSSNLDEFYRVRMPLLLGQRKLDKKNRQLVDNPNTSNHFKSVKRIIRKQQKRFGSILVQNIIPSLGEEGIILNYGKELPDFAIQELRTYFYVEIASYLHIMDLKGSISFFPENNHIYFFILSSDDRRFIINIPSNHISRFKVITHDGRRYVFFIDDIIKHFIGGLGDFNAIKYISSFKVTRNAELNIKEEAGTDLSEELMKELQKRDFGLATRLLYTADLPKEELNNALDFLQLKKSNAMAGGQYHNLKDFFAFPITEEKLRYSPHAQILIKDLNEASVFELMEKKDILLHTPYHSYDTVVRFFNEAALDSDVTHIYTTVYRLAKDSKIGHALLNAARNGKKVFVFVELKARFDEDNNIQWAKRLAKEGVQISYGIPKIKVHAKIALVIRSNRYYGLLSTGNLNENTAKQYTDHSLLTVDQEILQELHSLFSFLSLNRRKNAEDKIDFKQLLVAHFNLYDYFIKLIDFEISEAQHGRKALIRIKLNNLEEESLINKLYEASQSGVKVELIVLGICRLVAGKEGLSENIRVKRIVGRYLEHSRIFNFFHSGDNLLYLGSSDWMHRNIFHRVEVCFPISNKDHKEEILHYLEIQNNDDLSATWILSDGQNGKIESGAGISSQEAILHYLQNKQVG, from the coding sequence ATGGAAACACAGGAAGGAAAACAATCTCTATTTATTGATCGAGACATAAGTTGGTTATACTTTAATGAGCGTGTACTCGAAGAAGCAGCTAAGGAGAGCACGCCTTTATTAGAGCGATTGAAGTTCTTGGCAATCTATTCTTCTAATCTAGATGAGTTTTATCGGGTTCGGATGCCGCTTTTGCTTGGGCAGCGAAAGCTGGATAAAAAAAATAGGCAGCTAGTCGATAACCCTAATACTTCCAATCATTTTAAGAGCGTGAAACGCATTATCCGTAAGCAACAAAAGCGCTTCGGAAGTATTTTAGTGCAGAACATTATCCCTTCGCTAGGCGAGGAGGGCATCATCTTAAATTACGGAAAAGAGCTTCCTGATTTTGCAATCCAAGAGCTTAGAACCTATTTCTATGTAGAGATTGCGTCCTATCTGCATATTATGGATTTGAAGGGGTCTATCTCATTCTTTCCGGAGAACAACCATATTTACTTTTTTATCCTGTCCTCCGACGATCGTCGTTTTATCATCAATATTCCAAGCAATCACATTTCTCGGTTCAAGGTGATAACGCATGATGGTCGGCGGTACGTATTTTTTATCGACGATATTATTAAGCACTTTATCGGTGGGCTTGGTGACTTCAATGCCATCAAGTATATATCAAGTTTTAAGGTGACGCGAAATGCGGAACTTAATATTAAAGAGGAGGCGGGGACCGATTTAAGTGAGGAGCTAATGAAAGAATTGCAGAAGCGTGACTTCGGATTAGCAACAAGGCTTCTCTACACCGCTGATCTACCCAAGGAAGAATTAAACAATGCATTGGACTTTCTGCAACTAAAGAAGTCGAATGCAATGGCAGGGGGGCAGTATCATAATCTGAAGGATTTCTTTGCTTTTCCGATTACTGAAGAGAAGTTGAGATATTCTCCGCATGCTCAAATTCTCATAAAAGATTTAAATGAGGCTAGTGTTTTTGAGCTAATGGAAAAGAAAGATATCCTGCTTCATACACCTTATCATTCCTACGACACCGTTGTCCGCTTTTTTAATGAAGCTGCTTTAGATTCTGATGTAACACATATCTATACAACAGTTTATCGCTTGGCGAAGGATTCTAAAATTGGCCACGCTTTGCTGAACGCAGCGAGAAATGGGAAAAAGGTATTTGTTTTTGTTGAGTTGAAAGCAAGGTTTGACGAGGATAATAATATCCAATGGGCAAAGCGCTTGGCGAAAGAAGGCGTGCAGATTTCCTACGGCATTCCGAAGATTAAAGTGCATGCTAAAATAGCGTTGGTTATTCGAAGTAATCGGTATTATGGATTACTGTCAACAGGTAATTTAAACGAGAATACCGCCAAACAATACACTGACCATTCCTTACTAACTGTCGATCAAGAGATATTGCAGGAGCTACATAGTCTGTTCTCTTTTCTATCTCTGAATAGAAGGAAAAACGCGGAAGACAAAATTGATTTTAAGCAACTGTTGGTTGCTCATTTTAATTTATATGACTATTTCATAAAGCTTATAGATTTCGAAATCAGCGAAGCCCAACATGGCAGAAAGGCATTGATCCGAATCAAGCTCAATAATTTGGAAGAAGAATCCCTAATAAATAAGCTCTATGAGGCATCGCAAAGCGGAGTGAAAGTTGAGTTGATCGTTCTCGGAATCTGCCGATTAGTAGCTGGAAAGGAAGGTTTGAGCGAAAATATACGTGTCAAGAGAATCGTTGGACGCTATCTAGAACATTCTCGAATCTTCAACTTCTTTCATTCAGGAGACAATCTCCTTTATCTCGGGTCTTCCGATTGGATGCATCGCAATATTTTTCATCGCGTGGAAGTTTGTTTCCCTATCTCCAATAAGGATCATAAGGAGGAAATATTGCACTATTTAGAAATTCAGAACAATGATGATCTTAGTGCGACCTGGATTTTATCTGATGGACAGAACGGTAAAATCGAATCCGGCGCAGGCATTTCATCACAAGAAGCCATTCTCCATTACTTACAGAATAAGCAAGTGGGATAA
- a CDS encoding GyrI-like domain-containing protein, whose product MSTETIEQFYVIGISTRTCNKNRQAAEDIEALWVKFWNENIQERIPNKSSEDIYVVYNDYESDFNHAYTTIIGRPVTSLEQIPDGFVGVTIEEAKYEKFVSKGKMPEAVGKTWFEIWANTDLNRAYKADFTVHGKKYYDGDQAEVETFISVMD is encoded by the coding sequence ATGAGTACAGAAACAATCGAACAATTCTATGTTATTGGTATCAGCACGAGAACTTGCAATAAAAACCGACAAGCAGCAGAAGATATCGAAGCACTATGGGTGAAGTTTTGGAATGAAAACATTCAGGAACGGATCCCTAACAAAAGCAGTGAAGACATCTATGTAGTCTACAACGATTATGAATCTGATTTCAACCATGCCTATACGACAATTATCGGCCGACCTGTAACCTCTTTAGAGCAAATCCCAGATGGTTTTGTAGGAGTTACCATCGAAGAGGCAAAATATGAAAAGTTTGTATCCAAAGGAAAAATGCCAGAGGCAGTCGGTAAAACATGGTTTGAAATATGGGCAAACACAGATTTAAACCGCGCATACAAGGCCGACTTCACTGTTCATGGAAAGAAATATTATGATGGCGACCAAGCGGAAGTGGAAACTTTTATTTCAGTAATGGATTGA
- the msrA gene encoding peptide-methionine (S)-S-oxide reductase MsrA encodes MKTTIVIVLLLSFVGGFLLMSNKQTPGYADAQNTDKLEPISKDLKEIYFAGGCFWGTEHFFQQVRGVTKTEVGYANGNIDKPSYKQVTTGKTGFAETVRVIYDPRVIELDLLIDLFLKTIDPTTLNKQGNDIGTQYRSGIYFVDESEKQLILSKLETLAQGFNAPVVVEAEPLKNFYTAEKYHQKYLDKNPGGYCHIGPELFEMARKANPR; translated from the coding sequence ATGAAAACGACTATTGTTATTGTACTGCTGTTGTCATTCGTGGGCGGATTTCTGTTGATGTCTAATAAGCAAACACCCGGATATGCGGACGCGCAGAATACAGATAAATTAGAACCTATAAGTAAAGATTTGAAAGAAATCTACTTTGCGGGTGGATGTTTTTGGGGAACCGAGCATTTCTTTCAGCAGGTTCGCGGAGTTACTAAAACGGAAGTTGGCTATGCGAACGGCAATATTGATAAACCTTCTTATAAACAAGTAACGACTGGAAAGACCGGTTTTGCGGAGACTGTTAGAGTTATTTATGATCCGAGAGTTATTGAACTAGATTTATTGATTGATCTTTTCTTAAAAACAATTGACCCTACAACTTTGAATAAACAGGGGAATGATATTGGGACGCAATATCGTTCAGGGATATATTTTGTTGATGAGAGCGAGAAGCAGCTAATCCTTTCGAAGCTAGAAACGCTTGCCCAAGGATTTAACGCACCGGTTGTTGTCGAGGCAGAACCCTTAAAGAATTTCTATACCGCCGAGAAATATCATCAGAAATACTTGGATAAGAACCCCGGCGGATATTGCCATATTGGTCCTGAGCTATTTGAAATGGCGCGGAAAGCAAATCCAAGATAG
- a CDS encoding DUF3320 domain-containing protein, translated as MSENILPKIEASRKELLDLGMRNTLLNYKKPKARGLTIVQEQSLSVYDILVSQNKAMTFLARPGKEDDDELFLFPEITESELQDAYNDTRLQTDDTEQKLQTKILNTYYFARTSIEEQGVNMLYLALGMLNWYEKGNTEDLRKAPLLLIPVSLERSSANERFRLRYTGAEIGANLSLQAKMMVDFNITIPDLSEEEEFNLQSYFTDIQDRINHIDNWKVDTNAIELGFFSFGKFMIYHDLDSSKWPDDKKPFDHPILQSLFGGGFNEQQPSIGEEHHLDQETNADQLLQVVDADSSQLLAMLAVNEGRNMVIQGPPGTGKSQTITNLIADAIGNGKKVLFVAEKMAALEVVKRRLDSVNLGEACLELHSHKANKRELHTELKRILELGKPTTTRLEEEIQFLKPVIDELNAYCNEVNKVIAQSGHSAQEVMGHLLKINKESNNYKFPRIAVDDIGSWDFPYLKGIEILAEQIQARLSKIGQPEKLLFYGTGLTVFLPKDEEAAKELLTGASKYTKELINIIATVAESLNVNTPNDKQTVAELIATVATAAYNPGVQSMAITDTAWLDNKADIAEVIDTGIRLRDLHLKFDSVFIPEAWEHNVLEIRQNLIAHGKKWYKFLIGDYRKAVKQLTGLLNTTAPAELETKIEYLNAMMEGKRLSATLSSFEPLATRLFGNYWQKKRTDWNAVQNAFEYLQSLHAAIQKGEILASILTYLEKNEKPALAAQYANNLKSVLHAQGEAIKNLLLHLDLNDNEIQESSFQKQQDILDSWTADLPDIHKAVSWNVLKENIEKEGAGYLITVVENWPDASTHLKTAIQKSWYESLIEQAMLNSPVLRKFERSNHEDIIEKFKRLDILNQYYNITKVALKHWEAVPRQDGGGQINVLKSEFNRRARHMPIRKLMQEAGLAIQAIKPVIMMSPMSIANFLPPDSIDFDLVIFDEASQVRPVDALGAILRGKQLVVVGDTKQMPPTSFFDRLNTETEDEENVTADMQSILGMCDAQSAPQRMLRWHYRSRHESLISLSNLEFYENKLIIFPSPGSKNRMGLAFNHLPDTFYDKGKTRTNAKEADKVADAVMHHAIHTPKLSLGVVAFSTAQMQAIQNAIELRRRKNPDVESFFRSHPNEPFFVKNLENVQGDERDVIFISIGYGRTEDGKVPMSFGPLNNEGGERRLNVLITRAKSRCEVFTNITAADMNPGPNAKFGIRALKSFLYYAQHGKFESDKEEMEYKPQPFEEIVAEGLREQGYTVREKVGSAGFYIDLAVVDTDHPGRYLLGINCDGRSYHNAKSARDRDRLRSTVLESMGWNLFHVWSTDWFRNPKGELRLLVDAIEKARIQTEHNDAVEEELMEDLKSLIREDKVEQSESYEKYVVATLPSEVSFQELHKYSSGRLGNWIADVVKIESPVHFEEMARRITDANGVSKIGSRIRATITNATAYAVDNGLVIRKDDFLWYPENDTAKIRDRSFLNANSRKLIYIAPEEMNLAIAKVVENSIAIQPESAVPLIAKIFGYSRVTEDMRASILESINYALESEKITRDGDFLKPLKLSITNHFHHYVNSTK; from the coding sequence ATGTCAGAAAACATACTTCCCAAAATAGAGGCATCTAGAAAGGAACTCCTTGATCTCGGTATGCGAAATACGTTGCTGAATTACAAAAAGCCGAAAGCACGTGGTTTAACAATCGTTCAGGAACAATCTCTATCAGTATATGATATCTTGGTATCCCAAAACAAGGCCATGACTTTTTTGGCGCGACCGGGTAAAGAAGATGACGATGAATTATTTTTGTTTCCTGAAATAACTGAAAGTGAATTACAGGATGCTTACAACGATACGCGCTTGCAAACTGATGATACAGAGCAGAAACTCCAGACGAAAATTCTAAACACTTATTATTTTGCCAGGACTAGTATAGAAGAACAGGGTGTCAACATGCTCTATTTGGCACTGGGCATGCTAAATTGGTATGAGAAAGGAAATACCGAAGATCTTCGTAAAGCCCCGCTCCTATTAATTCCTGTTTCGTTAGAGCGTTCCAGTGCTAATGAGCGTTTTCGTCTGAGGTACACCGGAGCCGAAATTGGTGCTAACCTATCGCTTCAGGCAAAAATGATGGTTGATTTTAACATCACCATCCCCGATCTGTCAGAAGAGGAAGAGTTTAATCTTCAATCTTATTTTACCGATATACAGGATAGGATTAACCATATCGATAATTGGAAAGTTGATACAAACGCCATAGAGCTTGGCTTTTTCTCATTCGGGAAGTTCATGATTTATCATGACTTGGACAGTTCGAAGTGGCCAGATGACAAAAAACCGTTTGACCATCCTATTCTACAATCGCTTTTCGGCGGCGGCTTTAATGAACAACAACCTTCAATCGGCGAAGAACATCATCTCGATCAGGAAACAAATGCTGATCAGTTGCTACAGGTTGTCGACGCAGACAGTTCACAGCTACTTGCGATGCTGGCTGTAAATGAAGGACGGAATATGGTAATTCAGGGACCACCAGGCACCGGAAAGTCCCAAACCATTACAAATCTTATTGCTGACGCTATCGGTAATGGGAAAAAGGTACTTTTTGTTGCTGAAAAAATGGCTGCTCTCGAAGTTGTGAAACGGAGATTAGATAGCGTTAATCTCGGCGAAGCTTGTCTCGAATTACATAGCCATAAGGCAAACAAACGGGAACTCCATACGGAGTTAAAGAGGATTTTGGAGCTAGGTAAGCCCACCACCACCCGCTTGGAAGAAGAGATACAATTCCTTAAGCCGGTAATAGACGAATTAAATGCGTACTGTAATGAAGTAAATAAGGTCATCGCTCAGAGTGGGCATTCTGCACAGGAAGTGATGGGGCACCTTTTAAAGATAAATAAAGAGAGTAACAATTATAAATTTCCAAGGATTGCTGTTGATGACATCGGATCATGGGATTTTCCATACTTGAAAGGTATAGAAATTCTTGCTGAGCAGATTCAGGCACGGTTGTCAAAAATTGGACAACCAGAAAAGCTTCTGTTTTATGGTACCGGGCTGACTGTGTTTTTACCAAAAGATGAAGAAGCCGCAAAAGAATTACTTACCGGAGCAAGTAAATACACCAAGGAACTTATCAATATTATTGCTACCGTTGCGGAATCGCTTAATGTAAATACCCCTAACGATAAACAAACAGTAGCTGAACTGATAGCAACCGTAGCAACGGCTGCATATAATCCGGGCGTACAGTCGATGGCAATTACAGATACGGCATGGTTAGATAACAAGGCGGATATTGCCGAAGTTATTGACACCGGAATCCGTCTCAGGGATTTACATCTGAAGTTTGATTCGGTGTTTATTCCTGAAGCATGGGAACATAACGTACTGGAAATACGCCAAAATCTTATCGCACATGGTAAAAAGTGGTATAAATTCCTTATCGGGGATTATAGAAAAGCGGTAAAACAATTAACAGGTTTGTTAAACACAACTGCGCCTGCCGAACTTGAAACGAAGATAGAGTATTTAAATGCCATGATGGAAGGAAAGCGTCTTAGTGCTACCTTATCTTCGTTCGAACCGTTAGCGACAAGATTGTTTGGGAACTATTGGCAAAAAAAACGTACCGATTGGAATGCAGTTCAAAACGCATTCGAATACTTACAGTCTCTACATGCCGCCATTCAAAAAGGGGAAATCCTTGCGTCGATTCTTACATATTTAGAAAAAAATGAGAAACCAGCACTGGCAGCTCAATACGCAAATAATTTAAAATCTGTGCTGCACGCACAAGGCGAGGCTATTAAAAACTTACTGTTACACCTTGACTTAAATGATAACGAAATTCAAGAAAGTAGTTTTCAGAAACAGCAAGATATTTTAGACAGTTGGACGGCCGATTTACCTGACATTCACAAAGCAGTATCATGGAACGTCCTTAAGGAAAATATAGAAAAGGAAGGAGCAGGTTATTTGATTACCGTTGTGGAAAACTGGCCGGACGCATCAACACACTTAAAGACAGCTATACAAAAATCATGGTACGAGTCACTAATTGAGCAGGCCATGCTAAATAGTCCAGTTCTACGAAAATTTGAACGTTCTAATCACGAAGACATCATCGAAAAGTTCAAAAGACTCGATATCCTAAATCAATATTACAACATCACTAAGGTAGCGCTCAAACATTGGGAAGCTGTGCCTAGACAAGACGGCGGTGGCCAGATAAATGTACTTAAAAGTGAATTTAATCGTAGGGCAAGACATATGCCTATAAGAAAGCTAATGCAGGAAGCCGGCCTTGCCATTCAGGCAATCAAACCGGTGATCATGATGAGTCCAATGTCCATTGCAAATTTTCTACCTCCAGATAGTATCGATTTTGACTTGGTAATCTTCGACGAGGCCAGCCAGGTTCGTCCGGTAGATGCTCTTGGTGCAATACTGCGTGGGAAACAATTAGTCGTTGTAGGGGACACGAAACAGATGCCCCCTACAAGTTTCTTCGATAGGTTGAACACCGAAACAGAAGATGAAGAAAACGTAACGGCAGATATGCAAAGCATTCTCGGTATGTGCGACGCCCAAAGTGCGCCGCAGCGCATGCTCCGTTGGCATTATCGTAGCAGGCATGAATCGCTGATAAGTTTGTCAAATCTGGAGTTTTACGAGAACAAGCTGATCATTTTCCCAAGCCCAGGATCAAAAAATAGAATGGGATTGGCCTTCAATCATTTACCTGATACTTTTTATGATAAGGGCAAAACCCGTACTAATGCTAAGGAAGCTGATAAAGTTGCAGATGCGGTTATGCATCATGCAATACACACCCCAAAATTAAGTCTTGGCGTTGTCGCTTTCAGTACCGCGCAAATGCAGGCAATACAAAATGCAATTGAATTACGCCGTAGGAAAAACCCGGATGTAGAAAGTTTCTTTAGAAGTCATCCTAACGAACCGTTTTTCGTCAAAAATCTCGAAAATGTCCAGGGAGATGAGAGAGATGTCATTTTTATCAGTATTGGTTATGGCAGGACTGAAGACGGAAAAGTACCGATGAGTTTCGGACCGTTAAATAATGAAGGCGGCGAGCGAAGATTGAATGTTTTGATTACGAGAGCAAAAAGCCGTTGTGAAGTATTTACGAATATAACTGCTGCGGATATGAATCCCGGACCAAACGCAAAATTTGGGATACGGGCGTTAAAAAGCTTTTTATATTATGCACAACATGGAAAATTTGAAAGCGACAAAGAAGAAATGGAATACAAACCGCAACCATTTGAAGAAATCGTTGCTGAAGGACTTCGGGAACAAGGTTACACTGTACGGGAAAAAGTAGGTTCGGCGGGATTCTACATAGACTTAGCTGTTGTAGACACTGACCATCCCGGAAGGTATTTGCTCGGAATAAATTGTGATGGTAGGTCATATCATAATGCTAAGTCTGCCAGAGATCGTGACAGGTTGCGCAGCACCGTTCTTGAAAGCATGGGTTGGAATCTATTCCATGTTTGGAGCACAGATTGGTTTAGAAATCCAAAAGGAGAATTACGATTGCTTGTAGATGCAATTGAAAAGGCAAGGATACAGACCGAACATAATGATGCTGTTGAAGAAGAATTAATGGAAGATCTAAAAAGTTTGATTCGCGAGGATAAAGTCGAGCAAAGTGAGTCTTACGAAAAATATGTAGTAGCTACCCTTCCTTCGGAAGTTTCCTTTCAGGAACTCCACAAATACTCTTCTGGAAGACTTGGAAATTGGATAGCTGATGTAGTAAAAATCGAAAGCCCCGTACATTTTGAAGAAATGGCAAGGAGAATAACCGATGCAAACGGTGTTTCAAAAATTGGTAGCCGTATTCGTGCGACAATCACGAATGCAACGGCATATGCAGTCGATAATGGATTAGTCATTAGAAAAGATGACTTCTTATGGTATCCCGAAAATGATACTGCCAAGATTCGCGATAGAAGCTTTTTGAACGCTAATTCACGAAAACTAATTTACATTGCCCCCGAAGAAATGAATCTTGCCATTGCTAAAGTGGTAGAGAATTCAATTGCAATACAACCCGAAAGTGCTGTTCCTTTAATCGCTAAAATCTTCGGTTATTCGAGAGTAACGGAGGATATGCGAGCATCAATATTAGAATCTATTAATTATGCCTTAGAAAGTGAGAAAATAACAAGAGACGGAGACTTTTTGAAACCGTTAAAGTTATCAATAACTAATCACTTTCATCACTATGTCAATTCAACAAAATAA